One window of the Streptomyces sp. ITFR-21 genome contains the following:
- a CDS encoding HAD family hydrolase: MKSPEAKPDLRPAARTLVASDLDRTLIYSTGALALTMPDEQAPRLLCVEVHEARPLSYMTEAAGRLLVELADTARFVPTTTRTRKQYRRISLPGRQPRYAICANGGHLLVDGHTDHDWNAEMRRRLAAGSAPLEEVRAHLAATADPEWLRKERIAEDLFAYLVVARELLPAGWVKELAEWAEPRGWTVSLQGRKIYAVPKPLSKSAALAEVVRRTGAGTVLAAGDSLLDADLLMAADSGWSPGHGELADTGWSAPHIIALPTVGVAAGEEILRHMLDRTEGDGLAP; this comes from the coding sequence GTGAAGTCCCCCGAGGCCAAGCCCGATCTCCGGCCGGCCGCCCGCACGCTGGTCGCCAGCGACCTGGACCGCACCCTCATCTACTCCACCGGCGCGCTCGCCCTCACCATGCCCGACGAGCAGGCCCCCCGGCTGCTGTGCGTCGAGGTGCACGAGGCCAGGCCGCTGTCGTACATGACCGAGGCGGCCGGCCGGCTGCTGGTCGAACTCGCCGACACCGCGCGGTTCGTGCCCACCACCACCCGGACCCGCAAGCAGTACCGCCGGATCAGCCTGCCCGGCCGCCAGCCGCGCTACGCGATCTGCGCCAACGGCGGCCACCTGCTGGTGGACGGCCACACCGACCACGACTGGAACGCCGAGATGCGCCGCCGGCTCGCCGCCGGCTCCGCGCCGCTGGAGGAGGTCCGCGCGCACCTGGCCGCGACGGCGGACCCCGAGTGGCTGCGCAAGGAACGCATCGCGGAGGACCTGTTCGCGTACCTGGTGGTGGCGCGCGAACTGCTGCCGGCCGGCTGGGTCAAGGAACTCGCGGAGTGGGCCGAGCCGCGCGGCTGGACGGTTTCCCTCCAGGGCCGCAAGATCTACGCGGTCCCCAAGCCGCTCAGCAAGAGCGCCGCGCTGGCCGAGGTGGTCCGCAGGACCGGCGCCGGGACGGTGCTCGCGGCGGGCGACTCGCTGCTCGACGCCGACCTGCTGATGGCCGCCGACAGCGGCTGGAGCCCCGGCCACGGCGAACTCGCCGACACCGGCTGGAGCGCCCCGCACATCATCGCGCTCCCCACGGTGGGCGTGGCGGCGGGCGAGGAGATCCTGCGCCACATGCTGGACCGGACCGAGGGCGACGGCCTGGCACCGTGA
- a CDS encoding HpcH/HpaI aldolase/citrate lyase family protein, with protein MRHFGHLTSELRGELFHREPQEFTADSPAHTLAVALGATLYSPATRPRLADDVRKQAANGVVSMVLCLEDSIDDRDVVAGEANLVRQFADLAARPDAAAALPLLFIRVRTPEQITDLVDRLGHTVALLSGFVLPKFTEETGVPFLEALTRAEAACGHRLFAMPVLESPQLLHLETRVEALHGISRTVDKYRERVLAMRLGVTDFCASYGLRRAPEMTAYDVQIVASVIADVVNVFGRADGSGFTVSGPVWEYFRHNERMFKPQLRRSPFTPEAEDLRDALLARDMDGLLREIELDRANGLQGKTCIHPTHVPVVHALNVVSHEEFSDAADILHQDRSGGGVLRSSYTNKMNEVKPHRAWAERTIRRAEVFGVAHEDVGFVELLAASLPSS; from the coding sequence ATGCGACACTTCGGACATCTCACCTCTGAGCTGAGAGGTGAACTGTTCCACCGCGAGCCGCAGGAGTTCACCGCCGACTCGCCCGCCCACACGCTCGCTGTCGCCCTCGGCGCCACGCTCTACAGCCCCGCCACCCGGCCGCGGCTCGCCGACGACGTGCGCAAACAGGCCGCCAACGGCGTCGTCTCCATGGTGCTCTGCCTGGAGGACTCCATCGACGACCGCGACGTCGTCGCCGGCGAGGCCAACCTCGTCCGGCAGTTCGCCGACCTCGCCGCCCGCCCCGACGCCGCGGCCGCCCTGCCGCTGCTCTTCATCCGGGTCCGCACCCCCGAGCAGATCACCGACCTGGTGGACCGGCTCGGCCACACCGTGGCACTGCTCTCCGGATTCGTCCTGCCCAAGTTCACCGAGGAGACCGGCGTCCCCTTCCTGGAGGCGCTCACCCGCGCCGAGGCCGCCTGCGGGCACCGGCTGTTCGCCATGCCGGTCCTGGAGTCGCCGCAGCTGCTGCACCTGGAGACCCGGGTGGAGGCGCTGCACGGCATATCGCGGACCGTCGACAAGTACCGCGAGCGGGTGCTCGCGATGCGGCTCGGCGTCACCGACTTCTGCGCCTCCTACGGACTGCGCCGGGCACCCGAGATGACCGCGTACGACGTGCAGATCGTCGCGTCGGTGATCGCCGACGTGGTCAACGTCTTCGGCCGCGCCGACGGCAGCGGCTTCACCGTCAGCGGCCCGGTCTGGGAGTACTTCCGGCACAACGAGCGGATGTTCAAGCCGCAGCTGCGGCGCAGCCCCTTCACCCCCGAGGCGGAGGACCTGCGGGACGCGCTGCTCGCCCGCGACATGGACGGGCTGCTGCGCGAGATCGAACTCGACCGGGCCAACGGCCTCCAGGGCAAGACCTGCATCCACCCCACGCACGTACCGGTCGTGCACGCGCTCAACGTGGTCAGCCACGAGGAGTTCTCGGACGCGGCCGACATCCTGCACCAGGACCGCAGCGGCGGCGGCGTGCTGCGCTCGTCGTACACGAACAAGATGAACGAGGTGAAGCCGCACCGGGCGTGGGCGGAGCGGACCATCCGGCGGGCCGAGGTGTTCGGCGTCGCCCACGAGGACGTGGGCTTCGTGGAACTGCTGGCGGCGAGCCTGCCGTCCTCCTGA
- a CDS encoding TerD family protein, translated as MGVTLAKGGNVSLSKAAPNLTQVQIGLGWRARSTTGADFDLDASALLCANGRVLGDDYFIFYNNLKSPEGSVEHTGDELVGGSGGDDETVLVELAKVPPAVDKIVFPVSIYDADARVQTFGQVSDAYIRVLNQADGTELARYDLTEDASTETAMIFGELYRYGGEWKFRAVGQGYASGLRGIALDFGVNVS; from the coding sequence ATGGGCGTCACGCTCGCCAAGGGAGGCAACGTCTCCCTGTCCAAGGCCGCGCCGAATCTCACCCAGGTGCAGATCGGCCTCGGCTGGAGGGCCCGCTCCACCACCGGCGCCGACTTCGACCTGGACGCCAGCGCGCTGCTGTGCGCGAACGGCCGGGTACTGGGAGATGACTACTTCATCTTCTACAACAACCTCAAGAGCCCTGAGGGTTCCGTCGAGCACACCGGTGACGAACTGGTCGGCGGCTCCGGCGGCGACGACGAGACGGTGCTGGTCGAACTGGCCAAGGTCCCGCCCGCCGTCGACAAGATCGTCTTTCCCGTCTCCATCTATGACGCCGACGCCCGGGTGCAGACCTTCGGCCAGGTCAGCGACGCCTATATCCGTGTGCTCAACCAGGCGGACGGCACCGAGCTGGCCCGCTACGACCTGACCGAGGACGCCTCCACCGAGACGGCGATGATCTTCGGCGAGCTCTACCGCTACGGCGGCGAATGGAAGTTCCGCGCTGTGGGCCAGGGGTACGCCTCCGGGCTGCGCGGCATCGCCCTAGACTTCGGGGTCAACGTTTCGTAA
- a CDS encoding DUF3052 domain-containing protein: MSATADHAEERTNPASRLGFEPGQVVQELGYDEDTDQELRESIEELTGEELADEDYDDVPDAVLLWFREDDGDLTDALVDATSTVDPGAPIWLMTPKTGRDGHVEPSEIGEAAQTAGLAQTSSVNAARDWTGSRLVTPKAARAARR; this comes from the coding sequence GTGAGCGCGACCGCGGACCACGCGGAGGAGCGGACCAACCCGGCGAGCCGGCTTGGTTTCGAGCCCGGACAGGTGGTCCAGGAGCTCGGGTACGACGAGGACACCGACCAGGAGCTTCGCGAGAGCATTGAGGAGCTCACGGGCGAGGAGCTCGCCGATGAGGACTACGACGACGTGCCCGACGCCGTCCTGCTGTGGTTCCGCGAGGACGACGGCGACCTCACCGACGCGCTCGTCGACGCCACGTCGACGGTCGACCCCGGCGCACCGATCTGGCTGATGACCCCGAAGACGGGGCGTGACGGCCATGTCGAGCCCAGCGAGATCGGTGAGGCGGCCCAGACCGCCGGCCTGGCCCAGACGAGCAGCGTCAACGCGGCCCGGGACTGGACCGGCAGCCGCCTGGTCACCCCGAAGGCGGCGCGCGCCGCCCGGCGCTAG
- a CDS encoding TerD family protein, with protein sequence MTHVMVKGSNIPLDASGVRAVLRWSPRPDAPDVDASALLVGPDGRVRSDADFVFYNEPRHPSGLARHLPKKRVAEGLTDTVEVDLAALDATVDRVVIAASCDGGPFSQVRDLALLLYDTAGPQHAAPLATFDVVPDTGHETALICGELYRRNAGWKFRALGLGYADGLVGLATEFGIAVDDGEPDPDLTTALPPEAFQPTGAVPAAPPAPADPAATSAYGYPLPAPAHVPQQPAYGYPQPVAAAPATVAPPVHQQPQTGYPAYGYPQPVAATAPMPVPVPAPHSGDSGFTLPPQGPQFQPGR encoded by the coding sequence ATGACGCACGTGATGGTGAAGGGTTCGAACATCCCGCTGGACGCCTCCGGCGTCCGGGCCGTGCTCCGCTGGTCCCCCCGGCCGGACGCCCCCGACGTGGACGCCTCCGCGCTGCTGGTCGGCCCCGACGGCCGGGTCCGCTCGGACGCCGACTTCGTGTTCTACAACGAACCCCGCCATCCCTCGGGCCTGGCCCGCCACCTGCCGAAGAAGCGCGTCGCGGAGGGGCTGACCGACACCGTCGAGGTGGACCTGGCCGCGCTGGACGCCACCGTGGACCGGGTGGTGATCGCCGCCTCCTGCGACGGCGGGCCCTTCAGCCAGGTACGCGACCTCGCGCTGCTGCTCTACGACACCGCCGGACCGCAGCACGCCGCCCCGCTGGCCACCTTCGACGTGGTACCGGACACCGGCCACGAGACCGCGCTGATCTGCGGCGAGCTGTACCGCAGGAACGCCGGCTGGAAGTTCCGCGCGCTCGGCCTGGGGTACGCCGACGGGCTGGTCGGCCTCGCGACCGAGTTCGGCATCGCGGTGGACGACGGCGAGCCCGACCCGGACCTGACCACGGCGCTGCCGCCGGAGGCCTTCCAGCCCACCGGGGCGGTGCCCGCCGCCCCGCCCGCGCCCGCCGACCCGGCCGCCACCAGCGCCTACGGCTACCCGCTGCCGGCCCCCGCCCACGTGCCCCAGCAGCCCGCCTACGGCTACCCGCAGCCCGTGGCCGCCGCCCCGGCGACGGTCGCCCCCCCGGTCCACCAGCAGCCGCAGACGGGCTATCCGGCGTACGGCTACCCGCAGCCGGTCGCCGCCACGGCGCCGATGCCGGTACCGGTGCCGGCACCCCACAGCGGCGACTCCGGGTTCACCCTGCCGCCCCAGGGCCCGCAGTTCCAGCCGGGCCGCTGA
- a CDS encoding FmdB family zinc ribbon protein, whose amino-acid sequence MPRYEYRCKSCGSTFELRRPMSQANAPSVCPEGHSDTVKLLSTVSVGISAGPSSAPAPAPAGGGGGGCCGGGCCS is encoded by the coding sequence ATGCCTCGTTACGAATACCGCTGCAAGTCGTGCGGCTCGACGTTCGAACTGCGCCGCCCCATGTCCCAGGCCAACGCCCCCTCGGTCTGCCCCGAGGGCCACTCCGACACGGTGAAGCTGCTGTCGACCGTCTCGGTGGGCATCTCGGCAGGACCGTCCTCCGCTCCGGCCCCGGCGCCGGCCGGCGGTGGGGGCGGCGGTTGCTGCGGCGGGGGCTGCTGCAGCTGA
- a CDS encoding DUF475 domain-containing protein, with protein sequence MLLRTFGWSFGITAAGLALAGVLWGPKGLAIVAILSVLEISLSFDNAVINAGILRKMNAFWQKMFLTVGVLIAVFGMRLVFPIIIVAITAKLSPWEAVRVAIDDHDRYESLVTGAHPAIAAFGGMFLLMIFLDFIFEEREITWLGWLERPLSKLGKLDMLSVAVAMIVLVIAATTVATGVPVHGGHGTVDKGETVLLAGVGGLITYLVVGGVSSFFEDRLEDEEEDLDDEGPAGGGAAIPEERGGATASQVVGLAGKAAFFMFLYLEVIDASFSFDGVVGAFAVSNDIFEIALGLGIGAMYIRSLTVFLVRKGTLDDYVYLEHGAHYAIGALAVILVITVKYDVSEVITGLVGVVLIAASYWSSVVRNRRLEADSEASEDKTEVTSGV encoded by the coding sequence GTGCTCCTCAGAACTTTCGGCTGGTCGTTCGGCATCACCGCCGCGGGCCTGGCCCTGGCCGGCGTCCTCTGGGGACCGAAGGGACTCGCGATCGTCGCGATCCTGTCCGTCCTTGAGATCTCGCTCTCCTTCGACAACGCGGTGATCAACGCGGGCATCCTGCGGAAGATGAACGCCTTCTGGCAGAAGATGTTCCTGACCGTCGGTGTGCTGATCGCGGTGTTCGGCATGCGGTTGGTTTTTCCGATCATCATTGTGGCGATCACCGCCAAGCTCAGCCCGTGGGAGGCGGTCCGGGTCGCGATCGACGACCACGACCGCTACGAGAGCCTGGTCACCGGCGCCCACCCGGCCATCGCCGCATTCGGCGGCATGTTCCTGTTGATGATCTTCCTCGACTTCATCTTCGAGGAGCGGGAGATCACCTGGCTGGGCTGGCTGGAAAGGCCGCTGTCGAAGCTGGGCAAACTGGACATGCTCTCGGTGGCCGTCGCGATGATCGTGCTGGTCATCGCGGCCACCACGGTCGCCACCGGCGTCCCGGTGCACGGCGGTCACGGCACCGTCGACAAGGGCGAGACGGTCCTGCTGGCCGGTGTCGGCGGTCTGATCACCTACCTGGTGGTCGGCGGGGTCTCCAGCTTCTTCGAGGACCGGCTGGAGGACGAGGAGGAGGACCTCGACGACGAGGGGCCGGCCGGGGGCGGGGCCGCGATCCCCGAGGAGCGCGGCGGCGCGACCGCCTCCCAGGTCGTCGGACTGGCCGGCAAGGCCGCGTTCTTCATGTTCCTGTACCTGGAGGTCATCGACGCCTCCTTCTCCTTCGACGGAGTGGTCGGCGCCTTCGCGGTCAGCAACGACATCTTCGAGATCGCCCTCGGTCTCGGCATCGGCGCGATGTACATCCGGTCGCTGACCGTCTTCCTGGTCCGCAAGGGCACGCTGGACGACTACGTGTACCTGGAGCACGGCGCGCACTACGCGATCGGCGCGCTGGCGGTCATCCTGGTGATCACCGTCAAGTACGACGTGAGCGAGGTGATCACCGGACTCGTCGGCGTGGTCCTGATCGCCGCGTCGTACTGGTCGTCGGTCGTACGCAACCGGCGGCTCGAGGCGGACTCCGAGGCGTCGGAGGACAAGACCGAAGTGACGTCCGGGGTCTGA
- a CDS encoding peroxiredoxin, translating into MAIEVGAAAPDFRLPDQHGRPVALSDLRHRKNVVLLFFPFAFTSVCAGELRAVQDELAAFQNERTQVLAVSCDSMHALRVFSDTEGLDFPLLSDFWPHGTASRAYGVFAEDKGCALRGTFVVDRCGTVRWTIVNGLPDARDLHEYAKALEAL; encoded by the coding sequence TTGGCCATCGAGGTGGGCGCCGCCGCGCCCGATTTCCGGCTGCCCGACCAGCACGGCCGGCCCGTCGCGCTGAGCGACCTCCGGCACCGTAAGAACGTTGTGCTGCTCTTCTTCCCGTTCGCCTTCACCAGCGTCTGCGCGGGCGAGCTGCGAGCGGTGCAGGACGAGCTGGCCGCCTTCCAGAACGAGCGCACCCAGGTGCTCGCGGTCTCCTGCGACTCGATGCACGCGCTGCGGGTCTTCTCCGACACCGAAGGGCTGGACTTCCCGCTGCTGTCGGACTTCTGGCCGCACGGCACGGCCTCCCGGGCCTACGGCGTCTTCGCCGAGGACAAGGGCTGCGCGCTGCGCGGCACCTTCGTGGTCGACCGGTGCGGCACGGTCCGCTGGACCATCGTCAACGGCCTGCCGGACGCCCGTGACCTTCACGAATACGCAAAGGCGCTCGAAGCGCTGTAG
- a CDS encoding phosphoribosyltransferase, protein MATNAPWPGQWVADRLGVALHGDGLHDLLGLALRRNPKRAHLLVSNVLGKHVPQDPDTVYGHAHRLGERVRLLLGPAADRAVVLGYAETATGLGHVVADGLGTAPYLHSTRRAVPGAARHGGFEEEHSHATGHHILPADPALLTGDGPLVLVDDEFSTGRTVRNTISDLHGRHPRSRYVVVALTDLRSPADRAALTDFADSLGTRIDVVALATGTVTLPPGVLAKGQALVAAHERPPASGSPAAAVRRVDLGWPEALPDGGRHGFLPEHRERLEAALPAMGRRLAAALPRTARRILVLGNEELMYAPLRLAQALQDALRAAPPGGAGEAGGQAPAGVGAGVPAEVRYSTTTRSPVLAVDDPGYAIRTRIVFPAHDEPTDTGSRERYAYNVVGFDAVVCVVDSVGDTGALHAPGGLAGRLAELTGTVVLAVVPSHRPNGSTRAMSETAPRRLPEPLRGPEFSSYPPDEVGWLLKDLSGVELEAPTEEREEAIQSGGAHYAESLPVEYQPTPEYQELFRSALAGSAARIARAVGAVTELVLAERGPDAVLVSLARAGTPVGVLMRRWARHTHGLELPHYAVSIVRGRGIDANALRWLAAHHDPADAVFVDGWTGKGAITRELADAVRDFGGFNPDIAVLADPGGCVSTYGTRDDFLIPSACLNSTVSGLISRTVLNTDLIGPDDFHGAKFYRELLADDVSGLFLDTVSAAFDTVADAVAEDVKSLRAQDRSPTWAGWRAVERISEEYGIGDVNLVKPGVGETTRVLLRRVPWKILARRGADADLGHVRLLAAQRGVPVEEVDALPYSCVGLIHPRFTRGATGTDGKAVGSK, encoded by the coding sequence ATGGCAACGAACGCGCCCTGGCCCGGCCAGTGGGTCGCCGACCGGCTGGGCGTCGCCCTGCACGGCGACGGCCTGCACGACCTGCTCGGCCTCGCCCTGCGGCGCAACCCCAAGCGGGCCCACCTGCTGGTCTCCAACGTGCTCGGCAAGCACGTACCGCAGGACCCGGACACCGTGTACGGGCACGCCCACCGGCTCGGTGAACGGGTACGGCTGCTGTTGGGCCCCGCGGCGGACCGGGCCGTGGTGCTGGGTTACGCCGAGACCGCCACCGGTCTCGGCCACGTGGTCGCCGACGGCCTCGGCACCGCCCCCTACCTGCACTCGACCCGCCGCGCCGTGCCCGGCGCCGCCCGGCACGGCGGCTTCGAGGAGGAGCACAGCCACGCCACCGGCCACCACATCCTGCCGGCCGACCCCGCCCTGCTGACCGGCGACGGCCCGCTCGTCCTGGTCGACGACGAGTTCTCCACCGGCCGCACCGTCCGCAACACCATCAGCGACCTGCACGGACGCCACCCGCGGTCCCGCTACGTCGTCGTCGCCCTCACCGACCTGCGCTCCCCGGCCGACCGCGCCGCCCTGACCGACTTCGCCGACTCCCTGGGCACGCGGATCGACGTCGTCGCCCTCGCCACCGGGACCGTCACCCTGCCGCCCGGCGTCCTGGCCAAGGGCCAGGCGCTGGTCGCGGCCCACGAGCGGCCGCCCGCGAGCGGCTCACCCGCGGCCGCCGTCCGCCGGGTCGACCTCGGCTGGCCCGAAGCCCTGCCCGACGGCGGCCGCCACGGCTTCCTGCCCGAGCACCGCGAACGCCTGGAGGCCGCGCTGCCCGCCATGGGCCGCCGGCTGGCCGCCGCACTGCCGCGGACCGCCCGCCGGATCCTGGTCCTCGGCAACGAGGAGCTGATGTACGCGCCCCTGCGCCTGGCCCAGGCCCTGCAGGACGCGCTGCGGGCGGCGCCGCCCGGCGGGGCGGGGGAGGCGGGCGGCCAGGCGCCGGCCGGGGTGGGCGCCGGGGTGCCCGCCGAGGTGCGGTACTCGACCACCACCCGCTCACCGGTGCTGGCGGTGGACGACCCCGGCTACGCGATCCGGACCCGGATCGTCTTCCCGGCCCACGACGAACCCACCGACACCGGCTCGCGCGAGCGGTACGCGTACAACGTCGTCGGCTTCGACGCCGTGGTCTGTGTGGTGGACTCGGTGGGGGACACCGGCGCGCTGCACGCGCCCGGGGGACTGGCCGGCCGGCTGGCCGAGCTCACCGGCACGGTAGTGCTCGCCGTCGTGCCGTCCCACCGACCGAACGGAAGCACCCGCGCCATGAGCGAGACCGCACCCCGCCGGCTGCCCGAGCCGCTGCGCGGACCGGAGTTCTCCTCGTACCCGCCGGACGAGGTGGGCTGGCTGCTGAAGGACCTGTCCGGCGTGGAACTGGAGGCGCCCACCGAGGAACGCGAGGAGGCCATCCAGAGCGGCGGCGCGCACTACGCCGAGTCGCTGCCGGTGGAGTACCAGCCCACCCCGGAGTACCAGGAGCTGTTCCGCTCCGCGCTGGCCGGCTCGGCGGCCCGGATCGCCCGCGCGGTCGGCGCCGTCACCGAGCTGGTGCTCGCCGAACGCGGCCCGGACGCCGTCCTGGTCTCGCTGGCCCGCGCCGGCACCCCGGTCGGCGTGCTGATGCGCCGCTGGGCCCGGCACACGCACGGCCTGGAACTGCCGCACTACGCGGTCTCCATCGTGCGGGGCCGCGGCATCGACGCCAACGCGCTGCGCTGGCTGGCCGCCCACCACGACCCGGCCGACGCGGTGTTCGTCGACGGCTGGACCGGCAAGGGCGCCATCACCCGCGAACTAGCCGACGCCGTACGGGACTTCGGCGGCTTCAACCCGGACATCGCGGTCCTCGCCGACCCCGGCGGCTGCGTGTCCACCTACGGCACCCGCGACGACTTCCTGATCCCCTCCGCGTGCCTCAACTCCACGGTCTCCGGCCTCATCTCGCGCACCGTGCTGAACACCGACCTGATCGGCCCCGACGACTTCCACGGCGCCAAGTTCTACCGCGAACTGCTCGCCGACGATGTCTCCGGCCTCTTCCTCGACACCGTCTCCGCCGCCTTCGACACGGTCGCCGACGCGGTGGCCGAGGACGTCAAGTCGCTGCGCGCGCAGGACCGTTCCCCGACCTGGGCGGGCTGGCGGGCGGTCGAGCGGATCAGCGAGGAGTACGGCATCGGCGACGTGAACCTGGTCAAGCCCGGCGTCGGCGAGACCACCCGGGTCCTGCTGCGCCGCGTCCCGTGGAAGATCCTCGCCCGGCGCGGCGCCGACGCCGACCTCGGCCACGTCCGGCTGCTCGCCGCCCAGCGCGGCGTCCCCGTGGAGGAGGTCGACGCCCTCCCGTACTCCTGCGTCGGCCTCATCCACCCCCGCTTCACCCGTGGCGCGACCGGTACCGACGGCAAGGCGGTAGGCAGCAAGTGA
- a CDS encoding TerD family protein: MDWRSFLGSGGSRQFDLTNVHSVELTKRRPEISLTKQGAAVGNMRVNLSWQMRTSDTAGWTVERRGFLRRQLDVFKPQVVQAAGPAMVNVDLDLACLYELADGTKGVVQPLGGFLGDLDSAPYIKVSGDDRFGGSSGETLFINLDKREEFKRLLVFVYIYDGTPAFDRAHAKLEIFPGSGPRIEISLNEREPQARSCAVLLIENRKGELVVRREVRYVYGFQAEIDRLYGWGLQWGRGYKSKV, encoded by the coding sequence ATGGACTGGCGGAGTTTTCTGGGGTCCGGCGGCAGCCGGCAGTTCGATCTGACAAACGTGCACTCGGTCGAGCTGACCAAGCGGCGCCCGGAGATCTCACTCACCAAGCAGGGCGCCGCGGTGGGCAACATGCGGGTCAACCTGTCCTGGCAGATGCGCACGTCGGACACCGCGGGCTGGACCGTGGAGCGGCGCGGCTTCCTGCGCAGGCAACTGGACGTCTTCAAGCCGCAGGTGGTGCAGGCGGCCGGCCCCGCGATGGTCAACGTCGACCTGGACCTGGCCTGCCTGTACGAACTGGCCGACGGCACCAAGGGCGTGGTGCAGCCGCTCGGCGGCTTCCTCGGCGACCTCGATTCGGCGCCGTACATCAAGGTGAGCGGCGACGACCGGTTCGGCGGCAGCTCGGGCGAGACGCTGTTCATCAACCTCGACAAGCGCGAGGAGTTCAAGCGGCTGCTGGTCTTCGTCTACATCTACGACGGCACCCCCGCCTTCGACCGGGCGCACGCCAAGCTGGAGATCTTCCCCGGCTCCGGCCCGCGGATCGAGATCTCGCTCAACGAGCGCGAGCCGCAGGCCAGGTCGTGCGCGGTGCTGCTGATCGAGAACCGCAAGGGCGAACTGGTGGTGCGCCGCGAAGTGCGCTACGTATACGGCTTCCAGGCCGAGATCGACCGGCTGTACGGCTGGGGGCTCCAGTGGGGGCGCGGTTACAAGTCGAAGGTGTGA
- a CDS encoding TerD family protein, whose product MGVSLSKGGNVSLTKEAPNLTAVVVGLGWDARTTTGSDFDLDASALLTDEQGKVLSDAHFVFFNNLRSPDGSVEHTGDNLTGEGEGDDEVINVNLSTVPPAVAKIVFPVSIYDAEPRQQSFGQVRNAYIRVLNAADNRELARYDLTEDASTETAMVFGELYRHGAEWKFRAIGQGYASGLRGIAQDFGVNV is encoded by the coding sequence GTGGGAGTCAGCCTTAGCAAGGGTGGCAACGTCTCGCTGACCAAGGAGGCGCCGAATCTCACAGCGGTCGTCGTCGGTCTGGGCTGGGACGCCCGCACCACCACCGGCAGCGACTTCGACCTGGACGCCAGCGCGCTGCTCACCGACGAACAGGGCAAGGTCCTGTCCGACGCGCACTTCGTGTTCTTCAACAACCTGCGCAGCCCGGACGGCTCGGTGGAGCACACCGGTGACAACCTCACCGGTGAGGGGGAGGGTGACGACGAGGTGATCAACGTCAACCTGTCCACCGTGCCGCCCGCCGTCGCCAAGATCGTCTTCCCGGTCTCCATCTACGACGCCGAGCCGCGCCAGCAGAGCTTCGGCCAGGTCCGCAACGCCTACATCCGGGTGCTCAACGCGGCCGACAACCGGGAGCTGGCCCGCTACGACCTGACCGAGGACGCCTCCACCGAGACCGCGATGGTCTTCGGCGAGCTGTACCGGCACGGCGCCGAGTGGAAGTTCCGTGCCATCGGCCAGGGGTACGCCTCCGGGCTGCGCGGCATCGCCCAGGACTTCGGCGTCAACGTCTGA
- a CDS encoding helix-turn-helix domain-containing protein: protein MAERDDDERLTLSRVLGNELRRRREARGWSLRDLKDLTTFDHAYLGRVERGLQIPSERLVRILDEKLGTGGTFGDLLELISGGTIQEYQRKGVEREASAERIQVFASSSIPALLQTQEYARARIGAERPKAPGPVLDAAVLRRMDRKLVFRRGEPPPYWAVMDEAALKRPVGSPAVMADQMAAVLRAAENPDVTVQVVPFEAGDYWMLGGSLTLLTTPPGATIAYVESFGSGELVESTKRVVELAQHFDRTCTLALNEEASLELVQRYWEEYQ, encoded by the coding sequence GTGGCCGAACGAGATGATGACGAGCGCCTGACCCTGTCACGGGTGTTGGGCAACGAACTGCGTCGGCGACGGGAGGCGCGTGGTTGGTCGCTACGGGATCTCAAGGATCTGACGACCTTCGATCACGCGTATCTGGGACGCGTGGAACGGGGTCTGCAAATCCCATCCGAAAGGCTGGTGCGCATCCTTGACGAGAAGTTGGGGACCGGCGGTACTTTCGGTGACCTGCTGGAGTTGATCAGCGGTGGAACCATCCAGGAGTACCAGCGAAAGGGAGTCGAACGCGAGGCCAGCGCGGAACGGATCCAGGTCTTCGCCAGTAGCAGCATCCCGGCGCTGTTGCAGACGCAGGAGTACGCGCGTGCACGTATCGGCGCGGAGAGGCCCAAGGCGCCGGGGCCGGTCCTCGACGCGGCGGTACTGAGGCGCATGGACCGCAAGTTGGTTTTTCGCCGCGGGGAACCGCCCCCTTATTGGGCGGTCATGGACGAGGCCGCCCTGAAGCGGCCGGTCGGAAGTCCGGCGGTCATGGCGGATCAGATGGCGGCGGTCCTCCGGGCGGCCGAGAATCCCGATGTGACCGTGCAGGTGGTGCCGTTCGAGGCCGGGGATTACTGGATGCTCGGTGGTTCGCTGACGCTCCTGACAACCCCGCCGGGGGCGACCATCGCCTACGTGGAATCGTTCGGTTCGGGCGAACTGGTAGAATCGACCAAGCGGGTCGTTGAGTTGGCGCAGCACTTTGATCG